The nucleotide sequence CGCGGCGTGACCGCGGTGTCGTCGACGACGACGCCGGCGGCCTTGGCGCTGGCCCGTCCGGCCGCGGCCCCCACGTCGTCGATCGACGCGGCCGCGACCTTCGCGATCGCGGCGATGTCGTCGAGCAGTGCGACGAGCCCACCGGCCATCGGGGTGGTTCCTCTCGGTCGTGGCCCCGGCCGTCCGGGGTCCCGTGGAGGGCCACGCTAGTGGGTCGCGGGTGCCGGTCGGCCCGCTCGGCGCCGTGCGGGCGGGGTGCGGTCGCTCAGGCGCCGGGCATCGGCACGAGCGCCCGGACGATGGCCCCCGTCACCTCGTCGAGGGAGGCGTACTCGAGGGTGCGGTCGAGCAGTGCGAGGCGGCAGCAGGCCCGCGACGGGACCCCGAGCGCCAGGCAGGACGCGATGAGGTCGTCCTGGTGGGTCGGGAACGGGTGGTCCGCGAGCGCAGCGCGCAGCACCTCGAGCTGGGCGGCGAGCTGCGGGTCCTCACCCGGGCTCCCGGCGTGCTCCTCGGCGACGTGAACGGTCGTCATCCCCCGGACCTCCTCGTCCGTCGACGTCCCCGCGGTGGCGGGGCCACCCGACCGTACCCCCGACGTGACCGGCGCAAACACCGATCGTGGATGTCCGCCGCGGCGCGCCCCGGTCGAGGGTTCGGCGGCCCCCGGGAATGCCGCCCGGGGTGCCCGGCGCTGACTCCCCCATGCGAGCTGTGACCTACGACCACTACGGCGACCTCGACGTCCTCGAGGTCCGTGACGACGTCCCCGACCCCAAGGTCGGACCCGGCGAGGCCCTCGTCGAGGTGCGCCGCGCCTCGGTGAACCCCGTCGACTGGAAGATCGTGTCCGGCGGCCTCGACGGGATGATGAACGGCGTCTTCCCGATCGTCCCGGGCTGGGACGTCGCGGGCGTCGTCCGCGCCGTCGGCCCCGACACCCCCGAGCTGGCCGTCGGCGACGAGGTGCTGGCCTACGCGCGCAAGGACTGGGTGCAGGCCGGCACGTTCGCCGAGCTGGCCTCCGTGCCCGTGCGGGCCGTCGCGAAGAAGCCGGCCGGCCTCGACTGGGACAGCGCCGGTGCGCTCCCGCTCGCCGGGCAGACCGCCTACCGCACGCTCAAGCGCCTCGAGGTGGGCGAGGGTGACACCGTCCTCGTCCACGCGGCCGCCGGCGGCGTGGGCCTCCTCGCCGTCCAGGTCGCCCGCGAGCTCGGCGCCCGCGTCATCGGCACCGCCTCCGAGGGCAACCACGACCGCCTGCGCGAGCTCGGCGTCGAGCCCGTGGCCTACGGCGACGGCCTCGTCGAGCGGGTCCGCGCCCTGGCGCCCGAGGGCGTCGACGCCGTGGCGGACTTCGTCGGCGGCGTCCTCGACGACACCCTCGGGGTGCTGCGCGAGGGCGGCCGGCACGCCTCGGTCGCCGACCCGTCGGTCCTCGAGCACGGCGGCACCTGGGTCTGGGTGCGCCCGGACGGCGAGGAGCTGCAGTGGCTGGCCGACCTCGCCGCGCGCGGCGGTCTGACCGTCGACGTCGCGGGCCGCTACGGCCTCGACGAGGTGCGCGACGCCTTCGCCCGCAGCCAGGAGGGCCACGTCCGCGGCAAGCTCGTCATCCACGTCTCCGACGACTGACCCCACCCCCTGTCGAACCTTCGCCCCCTCCCGCCGCCGCGTGCGGGAGGGGGCGTTCGCGGTGTGCCGCAGCCGGACCCGGTCGATGCCGCCCGCTTCCGCCGATGGTGCGACACGCGTCCGGTGAAGAGCCCTGCACGCGGGCACCCCACGCGTCGAAGGTTCGTCTAGGGTCATCACCAGGCCCCATCGGGGTCTGCGGTGGTCGAGCCAAGTGCCACCGGTCTCGTCGTGGACCGGAGGTACACCCATGTCCCAGATCGTCGCTGTCCAGCAGGAGTCGCCCCGAGACGCACAGCGCCGGGAGCACGACGAGCGGCTCGAGTCGCTCCTCGCCGTGCTGCACCGAACCGGCAACGGCCCGGAGCACGACCGGGCCCTCGCCGACGTCGTCACCGAGACGCTGCCCCTCGCGGACTCCCTCGCGCTGCGCTACACCGGCCGCGGCATCGAGACCGACGACCTGGTCCAGGTCGCCCGCGCCGCCCTCGTCGCGGCCGTCCGCCGCTACCGCCCCGGCGCCGGGCGCGGCTTCGTCGCCTACGCCGTCCCCTCGGTGCGCGGCGAGCTCAAGCGGCACTTCCGCGACGCCGGCTGGGCCGTGCGCCCCCCGCGCGCGCTGCAGGAGCTGCGCTCCGAGCTCGTCGCCGCCGAGGAGGCGCTGCGCCACCGGCTCGGCCGCGAGTCGACCGCCGGCGAGGTCGCCCGGGCCATCGGTCGCTCCGAGGTCGACGTGCGCGACGCGCGCGCCACCGGCTCGGCGTTCACGCCCGACTCCCTCGACGCCCCGCTGCCCGGCGGCGGCCGGGTGGGCGACCTGCTGACCGGGACCGGCGACTGGGCCGACGACCTCGCCCTGTCGGCGACCCTGCGCGCGGAGGTCGGCCGGTGCACGCCGCGCGAGCAGACCATCATCCGGATGCGGTTCGTCGAGGAGCGCACGCAGCGCGAGATCGGCGACACGATCGGCGTCAGCCAGATGCAGGTCTCGCGCCTGCTCGGCCAGCTGCTCGACCGCTTCCGGGTCAGCCTCGAGGCGCAGCCCGCGGCCTGACCGCGCGCCCCGGGCCGGTCGCGCCGAGGTCCCTGCGGCCCGAGCCGCCGGGAGGTACCGTCCCCGCATGCGTGTGCTGCGCCGGATCCTCGCCGTCCTGCTGGTGCTCGTCGTCGTCGGCGCCGTGCTCGGCTACCGCGAGTACCGCCCGCTGCTGCGCACCGGGACCGGCTACGCCGCGCACAACGCCTGCGCCGTCGAGCTCGTCGCCGGGCGCACCGACCCGGCGACCGACCTGCCGCCCAACCCGCTCGTGCCCTACCTCACGGGGTACGTCGACGAGGCCGGCGGCTCCGCGACGTCCGCGGTCGGCTGGCTGCTCGCCAAGCAGAAGGCCTGGTACACGCCGGGGTTCGGCTGCACGGTGGCGGCCGAGCGACCGGGGGACGAGCGTCGCGCGACGAAGGTCGAGCCCGAGGGCAACCCCTTCGAGGGGGCCGAGGTGCCGCGGGCCGACAAGGCGCTGAGCCGGGCGATGGCGCGCGCGTTCGGTGACGACCTGACGCAGGGCACCAAGCGGCGCCTCGGCACCCGGGCCATCGTCGTCGTCAAGGACGGCGACATCGTCGCCGAGCGCTACGCCGACGGGTTCACCCCCCAGACACCGCAGCTCGGCTGGTCGATGGCCAAGAGCGCGACCAACCTCCTCGTCGGCCGCTACGTCCTGGAACGCAAGCTGGACCTCGACGAGGACCACCTGCGGCCCGAGTGGACCGACGGCCGGGCCTCCATCACGGTCGACCAGCTGATGCGGATGACGAGCGGCCTGCGGTGGGACGAGACCTACTCGCTCGGCACCCCCATCACCGAGATGCTCTACGACGCACCGGACATGGCGCGGTACGTCGCGAGCCAGCCCCTCGCGCACGCGCCCGGCACCTACCAGCAGTACTCGAGCGGCTCGACCAACCTCGTCTGCTCGTGGCTGTCCTCGCTCGCCGACGTGCCGGACCGCGACTTCCCGCGGACCGAGCTCTTCGCGCCGCTCGGGCTGTCGTCGGCGGTGTGGGAGACCGACGCCGCCGGGACCCCGGTCTGCAGCTCCTACCTCTGGGCGACGCCGCGGGACTGGGCCGTGCTCGGCCAGCTCGCGCTCCAGGACGGCGTCTGGGAGGACGAGCGCCTGCTGCCCGAGGGGTGGATGAAGCGCTCGACGACCGCCGAGCCCGTCGACCGGAGCGAGGAGAAGGGCTACGCCGCCGGCTGGTGGGTCAACCGGCAGGCCGACGGCTCGCTCGTCACGCCGCTGCTGCCGGCCGACGCCTACTGGATGAGCGGCCACGACGGGCAGCGCGTCTACGTCGTGCCGTCGCAGCGCCTCGTCGTCGTGCGGATGGGGTTCTCGCCGGAGGTCGACCCCGCCGACCTGCGGGTCGACGAGCTCGTCCGCGACGTCGTCACCGCCGCCGGGTCGTGACCCGGCGGCGGTGACCCGTCGTCGTCAGAACCGCGGCGTGACCGTGACCCGGGCGCCCTCGCTGGGCGCGTTGTCGACCATCGGGACGCAGGCGACCTCACCGGTGTCGGAGCCGTCGGCGGGGCTCGCCGTGCACGTCGTGGACGCGCCGCTGTCGAAGTCCATCGAGAAGACCACCGGGATGGCGTTGTCGCCGGCGAAGGTGACGGTCATGCCCTCGACGTTCGCCCCGATGCCCCCGAGGCTGCCGAGGGTCCAGCCGGGCTCGACCGTGGCCGTCCCGAGCTCGAAGCCCTCGCCGACGGACACCTCGGACGGCTCCCCGCTGCCGGGGAGGCCGGAGGGGAAGGCGCTCGAGCTGGGGATCGAGGTGCGGAGGTCCTCGACGACGCGGTCGGCGGTGCGGGCGAAGAAGATCCCGCCGGCGACGAGCGCGGCGACGACGAGGAGGACCACGACGACGGCCGCGATGAGGCAGCCCTTCGCCCCGCCGCTCATGCCCTTCTTCGGCGGCGGCCACTGGCCCTCGGGCGCGCCGGGGGTGCCGTAGGGGGCGGGGGTCGTGTACGAGCCGGTGGCCCCGGGGTCGCCGGTGTACGGCGGCACCGTCCCGTAGGCGGGGGTCGGGGCAGGAGCGGTGGGCGCCACCGGGTCCCGGAAGTGGTCGGACCACTGCTGGCCGTCCCACCAGCGGTCGCGGCCGTCGGGCTGCGGGTGCCATCCGGGGGGTGCGCTCATCCTGCTGTCCTCCTCGTGCGGCGGGGGTCGCCGTGCTGGGGACAGGCTATGCCCGGCGCACGCGCACCGTCGGCGCGTCCCGCAGGCTCGCGCCGACGACGCAGTAGCGCTCCGTCGAGGAGGCCAGGCGCTCGAGCGCGGCGTCGTCGGCGTCCGTCGCGACGGTGAAGGTCAGCGTGACCGGCCCGATGCCGACGGGCACCTCGCGGTCGATGCCGAGCGTGCCGCGGGCGTCGAAGGAGCTCTCCGCGACGCCCTGCACCTCGCCGAGCGCCAGGCCCATCGCGGTCGCGACGCTGCGCAGCGTCACCCCGGCGCAGGCCAGGAGCGCCTCGAGGAGCATGTCGCCGCTGCACGCGTCGGAGCCGTCGCCCCCCGTGGCCCGGTGCAGGCCGGCGCGCACCGGCCCGGCGAACCCGTCGACGGTGCAGGTGACCCCCTCGTCCCGGAAGTCGGCGGTCGCGTGGAGCGGGGTGTGCGCCGCGGCGGGGTCGGCGGCGTAGCGCTCGCGGAGGGGGGTCTGCAGCTGGCGGAGGGTGGCGCGGTCCATCGCCCCAGCCAAGCACGTGACGACCGGCCACGGGACCGCCCGGCCGGACGGTCCCGCGGCCCTGCCGGTCAGTCGTCGTCGAGGTCGTGCAGCTCGTCGGCGGTGAGCATCCTGGAGCGGATGACGAAGCGGACGCCCTCCGGCGCCTCGAGCGAGAAGCCGGCGCCCCGGCCCGGGACGACGTCGATCGTCAGGTGGGTGTAGCGCCAGTACTCGAACTGCGCCCGCGAGATCCACACCGGCACAGGGCGGTCCAGGCCGACGTCGAGCGTGCCGAGGTGGACGTCGGCGTCCCCGACGATCAGCTCCCCGTCGGGGTAGCACATGGGCGCGGACCCGTCGCAGCACCCGCCGGACTGGTGGAACATCAGCGGGCCGTGGGTCGCGGTGAGGCGGCGGAGGAGGTCCGCCGCCCCACCCGTGACGTCGACCCGGCTCGCGGTCGCCGGGAGGCTCATCGGCTCAGAAGAAGCCGAGGGCGTCGGGGCTGTAGCTGACGAGGAGGTTCTTCGTCTGCTGGTAGTGGTCGAGCATCATCTTGTGCGTCTCGCGCCCGATGCCGGACTGCTTGTACCCGCCGAACGCCGCGTGCGCCGGGTAGGCGTGGTAGTTGTTCGTCCACACGCGACCGGCCTGGATCTCGCGGCCGGCCCGGTAGGCCTGCGAGCCGTCGCGGCTCCACACACCGGCTCCGAGGCCGTAGAGGGTGTCGTTGGCGAGCTTCAGCGCGTCGGCCTCGTCCTCGAAGCGGGTGACGGACACGACCGGCCCGAAGATCTCCTCCTGGAAGATGCGCATCGAGTTCTCGCCCTCGAAGACCGTCGGCTGCACGTAGTAGCCACCGGAGAGCTCGCCACCGAGGTCGGCGCGGGCGCCCCCGATGAGGACCTTCGCGCCCTCCTGCTTGCCGATGTCGATGTAGGACAGGATCTTCTCGAGCTGGTCGTTGCTCGCCTGCGCGCCGATCATCGTGTCGGTGTCGAGCGGGTTGCCCTGGACGATCTTCCCGACGCGGTCGACGGCGTCCTGGAGGAACTCGTCGTAGATCGAGGACTGGATGAGCGCGCGGCTCGGGCAGGTACAGACCTCGCCCTGGTTGAGCGCGAAGAGCGCGAAACCCTCGAGGGCCTTGTCGTAGAACGAGTCCCGCTGCGCGGAGACGTTCTCGAAGAAGATGTTCGGGCTCTTGCCGCCGAGCTCGAGCGTGACCGGGATGAGGTTCTGGCTGGCGTACTGCATGATCAGCCGGCCGGTCGTCGTCTCGCCGGTGAAGGCCACCTTGGCGATGCGCGGGCTCGATGCGAGCGGCTTGCCGGCCTCGACGCCGAAGCCGTTGACGACGTTGAGGACGCCGTCGGGCAGGAGGTCGCCGACGAGCTCCATCAGCTTGAGGATCGACCACGGGGTCTGCTCGGCCGGCTTGAGGACGACGCAGTTGCCGGCCGCGAGCGCGGGGGCGAGCTTCCACACCGCCATGAGGATCGGGAAGTTCCAGGGGATGATCTGCGCGACCACGCCGAGCGGCTCGTGGATGTGGTACGCCACGGTGTACTCGTCGATCTCGCCGATCGAACCCTCCTGTGCGCGAACGGCACCCGCGAAGTAGCGGAAGTGGTCGATCGCGAGGGGGATGTCGGCGGCCAGGGTCTCGCGGACCGGCTTGCCGTTGTCCCAGGTCTCGACGACGGCGAGGTCCTCGAGGTGGGCCTCCATCCGGTCGGCGATCTTGAGCAGGATGTTGGAGCGCTCGGCGGCGCTCGTGCGGCCCCAGGCGCCGGCCGCCCCGTGCGCGGCGTCGAGGGCGAGCTCGACGTCCTCGGCGGTGCCGCGGGCGATCTCGGTGAACGCCTGGCCCGTGACCGGGGTGATGTTCTCGAAGTAGTTCCCCCGCACCGGCGGCACCCACTGGCCCCCGATGTAGTTGTCGTAGCGGTCTTTGACCTCGATGCTGCTGCCGTCGCGGCCCGGCGGGGTGTACGTCGTCATTGACTCGATCTCCTTCGATCGTGGGGTGCCCGGTGCGGGATGGACGGACCGTAGGGCCGGTGACGTTGCAACCACGCTGCAGCGCCCGTCGCCCGCACCCCGCCGTGCCGACCCGACCCCGCCCCGAGACCCCGGTTCGTCCGCGAGACCCCGGCTCCGACGCCTCGTCCCGTGGACGTCTCGGGGTGACCCCGAGAAGTGGAGGTCCCGGCGGCGGGGTGGGGAGGGGGCGGGTCAGGCGTCGGCGTGGAGGAGGCGCGCGACCTCGGCCTCGGCGACGGGACGCAGGGGCGAGCCGGCGGGCAGCGACTCGAGCTGGCGCTCCCACATCTCGAGGTCGCCGGCGCCCCAGCGCGAGCGCGTCCAGCCCACCATGAGGTCGGCCTCGCCGGACGCCAGCACGGCCGCGCGCACCCGGGTCTCGAGCACGTCGCGCAGCTCGACGACGGCCGGCGCCTCGGACCCCGGCAGCAGCGGCCCCTTGTACGCCCGCAGCGCGTCGCGGACCCGCCCGGCCGCGAGGTGCGCGAGCACCCCGGACCAGTCGGTCCCCGTCTCGGCCCCGAACCGGTAGGGCCGCGAGAGCAGCACCTCGGG is from Arthrobacter sp. NEB 688 and encodes:
- a CDS encoding NADP-dependent oxidoreductase, whose protein sequence is MRAVTYDHYGDLDVLEVRDDVPDPKVGPGEALVEVRRASVNPVDWKIVSGGLDGMMNGVFPIVPGWDVAGVVRAVGPDTPELAVGDEVLAYARKDWVQAGTFAELASVPVRAVAKKPAGLDWDSAGALPLAGQTAYRTLKRLEVGEGDTVLVHAAAGGVGLLAVQVARELGARVIGTASEGNHDRLRELGVEPVAYGDGLVERVRALAPEGVDAVADFVGGVLDDTLGVLREGGRHASVADPSVLEHGGTWVWVRPDGEELQWLADLAARGGLTVDVAGRYGLDEVRDAFARSQEGHVRGKLVIHVSDD
- a CDS encoding sigma-70 family RNA polymerase sigma factor; amino-acid sequence: MSQIVAVQQESPRDAQRREHDERLESLLAVLHRTGNGPEHDRALADVVTETLPLADSLALRYTGRGIETDDLVQVARAALVAAVRRYRPGAGRGFVAYAVPSVRGELKRHFRDAGWAVRPPRALQELRSELVAAEEALRHRLGRESTAGEVARAIGRSEVDVRDARATGSAFTPDSLDAPLPGGGRVGDLLTGTGDWADDLALSATLRAEVGRCTPREQTIIRMRFVEERTQREIGDTIGVSQMQVSRLLGQLLDRFRVSLEAQPAA
- a CDS encoding serine hydrolase, whose amino-acid sequence is MRVLRRILAVLLVLVVVGAVLGYREYRPLLRTGTGYAAHNACAVELVAGRTDPATDLPPNPLVPYLTGYVDEAGGSATSAVGWLLAKQKAWYTPGFGCTVAAERPGDERRATKVEPEGNPFEGAEVPRADKALSRAMARAFGDDLTQGTKRRLGTRAIVVVKDGDIVAERYADGFTPQTPQLGWSMAKSATNLLVGRYVLERKLDLDEDHLRPEWTDGRASITVDQLMRMTSGLRWDETYSLGTPITEMLYDAPDMARYVASQPLAHAPGTYQQYSSGSTNLVCSWLSSLADVPDRDFPRTELFAPLGLSSAVWETDAAGTPVCSSYLWATPRDWAVLGQLALQDGVWEDERLLPEGWMKRSTTAEPVDRSEEKGYAAGWWVNRQADGSLVTPLLPADAYWMSGHDGQRVYVVPSQRLVVVRMGFSPEVDPADLRVDELVRDVVTAAGS
- a CDS encoding DUF2510 domain-containing protein yields the protein MSAPPGWHPQPDGRDRWWDGQQWSDHFRDPVAPTAPAPTPAYGTVPPYTGDPGATGSYTTPAPYGTPGAPEGQWPPPKKGMSGGAKGCLIAAVVVVLLVVAALVAGGIFFARTADRVVEDLRTSIPSSSAFPSGLPGSGEPSEVSVGEGFELGTATVEPGWTLGSLGGIGANVEGMTVTFAGDNAIPVVFSMDFDSGASTTCTASPADGSDTGEVACVPMVDNAPSEGARVTVTPRF
- a CDS encoding OsmC family protein, with the protein product MDRATLRQLQTPLRERYAADPAAAHTPLHATADFRDEGVTCTVDGFAGPVRAGLHRATGGDGSDACSGDMLLEALLACAGVTLRSVATAMGLALGEVQGVAESSFDARGTLGIDREVPVGIGPVTLTFTVATDADDAALERLASSTERYCVVGASLRDAPTVRVRRA
- a CDS encoding DUF779 domain-containing protein, with protein sequence MSLPATASRVDVTGGAADLLRRLTATHGPLMFHQSGGCCDGSAPMCYPDGELIVGDADVHLGTLDVGLDRPVPVWISRAQFEYWRYTHLTIDVVPGRGAGFSLEAPEGVRFVIRSRMLTADELHDLDDD
- the adh gene encoding aldehyde dehydrogenase; this translates as MTTYTPPGRDGSSIEVKDRYDNYIGGQWVPPVRGNYFENITPVTGQAFTEIARGTAEDVELALDAAHGAAGAWGRTSAAERSNILLKIADRMEAHLEDLAVVETWDNGKPVRETLAADIPLAIDHFRYFAGAVRAQEGSIGEIDEYTVAYHIHEPLGVVAQIIPWNFPILMAVWKLAPALAAGNCVVLKPAEQTPWSILKLMELVGDLLPDGVLNVVNGFGVEAGKPLASSPRIAKVAFTGETTTGRLIMQYASQNLIPVTLELGGKSPNIFFENVSAQRDSFYDKALEGFALFALNQGEVCTCPSRALIQSSIYDEFLQDAVDRVGKIVQGNPLDTDTMIGAQASNDQLEKILSYIDIGKQEGAKVLIGGARADLGGELSGGYYVQPTVFEGENSMRIFQEEIFGPVVSVTRFEDEADALKLANDTLYGLGAGVWSRDGSQAYRAGREIQAGRVWTNNYHAYPAHAAFGGYKQSGIGRETHKMMLDHYQQTKNLLVSYSPDALGFF